From Lysobacter silvisoli, the proteins below share one genomic window:
- a CDS encoding DNA-deoxyinosine glycosylase, with the protein MSAARLQGFPPVARADARVLVLGSMPGAASLTAQRYYAHPQNRFWPIMGALVGADPALPYEQRLRRLNDAGIALWDVLASCERSGSLDTAIRAAEANDFARFFATHARVGAVLFNGAQAETSFRRLVLPGLRAPLPALRRLPSTSPANASQPMQMKLAAWREALVEAGVAVLPG; encoded by the coding sequence ATGAGCGCCGCGCGCCTGCAGGGTTTCCCGCCGGTGGCCCGGGCGGACGCGCGCGTGCTGGTGCTGGGCAGCATGCCGGGCGCGGCCTCGCTGACGGCGCAGCGCTATTACGCGCATCCGCAGAACCGCTTCTGGCCGATCATGGGCGCACTGGTCGGCGCCGACCCCGCCCTGCCCTACGAGCAGCGCTTGCGGCGTTTGAACGACGCCGGCATCGCCTTGTGGGACGTGCTGGCCAGCTGTGAGCGCAGCGGCAGCCTGGATACGGCGATCCGCGCGGCGGAAGCCAACGATTTCGCGCGGTTCTTCGCCACGCATGCGCGCGTGGGCGCGGTGCTGTTCAACGGCGCGCAGGCGGAGACGAGTTTCCGGCGGCTGGTGCTGCCGGGGCTGCGCGCGCCGTTGCCGGCGTTGCGGCGTTTGCCGTCGACCAGCCCGGCGAATGCGTCGCAGCCGATGCAGATGAAGCTGGCGGCGTGGCGGGAGGCGTTGGTGGAGGCTGGGGTGGCGGTGCTGCCGGGCTAG
- the truA gene encoding tRNA pseudouridine(38-40) synthase TruA: MQDQVPQVAGAERPAATRRYALGVEYDGSEFSGWQRLSRPGEPDTRGEPTVQSALEAALSFVAGRLTEVVCAGRTDAGVHASCQVVHFDGPVERDPRGWVLGTTSRLPPSVCVRWCLPVADDFHARFSARARRYRYRILNRQVRPALQRQYLSWERRPLDADAMHRAAQALLGENDFSAFRTVHCQAPHARRELQHIQVRRDGDVVEIEVQANAFLHHMVRNIVGSLLPVGRGERPEAWIGELLAGRDRTVAGPTAPSAGLVFIGPRYPASWQLPAEVTL; the protein is encoded by the coding sequence GTGCAGGACCAGGTTCCGCAGGTCGCCGGCGCGGAGCGTCCCGCCGCGACCCGGCGCTACGCGTTGGGCGTCGAGTACGACGGCAGCGAGTTCTCCGGCTGGCAGCGCCTCAGCCGCCCAGGCGAGCCGGACACGCGTGGCGAGCCGACGGTGCAGAGCGCGCTGGAAGCCGCGCTGAGCTTCGTCGCCGGGCGCCTTACCGAAGTGGTCTGCGCCGGCCGCACCGATGCCGGCGTGCATGCGTCCTGCCAGGTGGTGCACTTCGACGGCCCGGTCGAGCGCGATCCGCGCGGCTGGGTGCTGGGCACCACCTCGCGGCTGCCGCCTTCGGTCTGCGTGCGCTGGTGCCTGCCGGTGGCCGACGATTTTCACGCGCGCTTCTCGGCGCGCGCGCGACGTTACCGCTATCGCATCCTCAACCGCCAGGTGCGGCCGGCGTTGCAACGCCAGTACCTGAGTTGGGAGCGCCGGCCGTTGGACGCCGACGCCATGCATCGCGCCGCGCAGGCGCTGCTGGGCGAAAACGACTTTTCGGCCTTCCGCACCGTGCACTGCCAGGCGCCGCACGCGCGTCGCGAACTGCAGCACATCCAGGTACGCCGTGACGGCGACGTGGTCGAAATCGAAGTGCAGGCCAATGCGTTCCTGCACCACATGGTCCGCAACATCGTCGGCAGCCTGTTGCCGGTGGGGCGCGGCGAACGGCCCGAGGCCTGGATCGGCGAACTGCTCGCAGGCCGCGACCGCACCGTCGCAGGGCCCACCGCGCCGTCCGCTGGCCTGGTGTTCATCGGCCCGCGCTACCCTGCGTCCTGGCAATTGCCGGCTGAGGTCACTTTGTGA
- the accD gene encoding acetyl-CoA carboxylase, carboxyltransferase subunit beta, translating into MSWLKKLMPGSRTGIRTDSAAAGKRRSVPEGLWEKCDRCGAVLYRPELEENLEVCPKCSFHMPIRGRVRLNALFDPGSTTEIGAELGPTDVLKFKDQKKYSDRIKAAQKSTGERDALIAMRGTLKQRPLVAASFDFAYMGGSMGSVVGERFARAAETALELGCPFVCFSASGGARMQESLFSLMQMAKTSAALGRLREAGLPYISVMTHPTTGGVSASFAMLGDINMAEPEALIGFAGPRVIEQTVREKLPEGFQRSEFLVAHGAIDQICDRRELRDRLAHLLALMMKQPQPEDDAELELDRSGA; encoded by the coding sequence ATGTCCTGGCTCAAAAAACTCATGCCCGGCAGCCGCACCGGCATCCGCACCGACTCCGCCGCCGCCGGCAAGCGCCGCAGCGTGCCCGAGGGCCTGTGGGAAAAGTGCGACCGCTGCGGCGCCGTGCTCTACCGGCCCGAACTCGAGGAGAACCTCGAGGTCTGCCCCAAGTGCAGCTTCCACATGCCCATCCGCGGCCGCGTGCGCCTCAACGCGCTGTTCGACCCGGGCAGCACCACCGAGATCGGCGCCGAGCTCGGCCCGACCGACGTGCTCAAGTTCAAGGATCAGAAGAAGTACTCCGACCGGATCAAGGCCGCGCAGAAGAGCACCGGCGAGCGCGATGCGCTGATCGCCATGCGCGGCACCCTGAAGCAGCGGCCGCTGGTCGCCGCCTCGTTCGACTTCGCCTACATGGGCGGTTCGATGGGCTCGGTGGTGGGCGAGCGCTTCGCCCGCGCGGCCGAAACCGCGCTGGAACTGGGCTGTCCCTTCGTGTGCTTCTCCGCCAGCGGCGGCGCGCGCATGCAGGAAAGCCTGTTCTCGCTGATGCAGATGGCCAAGACCTCGGCCGCGCTCGGGCGCCTGCGCGAGGCCGGCCTGCCCTACATCTCGGTCATGACCCACCCGACCACCGGCGGCGTCTCGGCCTCGTTCGCGATGCTGGGCGACATCAACATGGCCGAGCCCGAAGCGCTGATCGGCTTCGCCGGACCGCGCGTGATCGAGCAGACCGTGCGCGAGAAGCTGCCCGAAGGCTTCCAGCGCAGCGAGTTCCTGGTGGCCCACGGTGCCATCGACCAGATCTGCGACCGTCGCGAACTGCGCGATCGCCTGGCCCACCTGCTGGCGCTGATGATGAAGCAGCCGCAGCCCGAGGACGACGCCGAGCTGGAGCTCGACCGGAGCGGCGCTTGA
- the trpB gene encoding tryptophan synthase subunit beta produces MTAIADYHAYPDASGHFGRYGGRFVAETLIGPLEELAAAYDAARVDPAFQAAFDADLAHYVGRPSPIYHAQRLSDEVGGARILLKREDLNHTGAHKINNTIGQALLASRMGKPRIIAETGAGQHGVASATVAARLGLECVVYMGATDIERQKINVYRMKLLGATVVPVTSGSATLKDALNEAMRDWVTNVRDTFYIIGTVAGPDPYPRMVRDFNAIVGREARAQMLAEYGRLPDAITACVGGGSNAIGLFHAFLNDASVRIVGAEAAGDGIDSGRHASSLAAGRPGVLHGNRTYVLCDDEGQIIETHSVSAGLDYPGVGPEHAFLKDAGRAEYVGVSDDEALAAFHQLARTEGILAALESSHAIAQAIKLARTMPKDQIVLCNLSGRGDKDVHTIAAREGIVF; encoded by the coding sequence GTGACCGCCATTGCCGACTACCACGCCTATCCGGACGCCTCCGGCCATTTCGGCCGCTACGGCGGCCGCTTCGTCGCCGAAACCCTGATCGGGCCGCTGGAGGAACTGGCCGCGGCCTACGACGCCGCGCGCGTGGACCCCGCGTTCCAGGCCGCCTTCGACGCCGACCTGGCCCATTACGTGGGCCGGCCCAGTCCGATCTACCACGCCCAGCGCCTGAGCGACGAAGTGGGCGGCGCGCGCATCCTGCTCAAGCGCGAGGACCTGAACCACACCGGCGCGCACAAGATCAACAACACTATCGGCCAGGCCCTGCTGGCCAGCCGCATGGGCAAGCCGCGGATCATCGCCGAGACCGGCGCCGGCCAGCACGGCGTCGCCAGCGCCACCGTGGCCGCGCGCCTGGGCCTGGAGTGCGTGGTCTACATGGGCGCCACCGACATCGAGCGGCAGAAGATCAACGTCTACCGCATGAAGCTGCTGGGCGCGACCGTGGTACCGGTGACCAGCGGCTCGGCCACGCTCAAGGACGCGCTCAACGAGGCCATGCGCGACTGGGTCACCAACGTGCGCGACACCTTCTACATCATCGGCACCGTCGCCGGGCCGGACCCGTACCCGCGCATGGTGCGCGACTTCAACGCCATCGTCGGCCGCGAGGCGAGGGCGCAGATGCTGGCCGAATACGGCCGCCTGCCCGACGCGATCACCGCCTGCGTCGGCGGCGGCAGCAACGCCATCGGCCTGTTCCATGCGTTCTTGAACGATGCTTCGGTGCGCATCGTCGGCGCCGAGGCCGCCGGCGACGGCATCGACAGCGGCCGCCACGCCTCGTCGCTGGCCGCCGGCCGTCCGGGCGTGCTGCACGGCAACCGCACCTATGTGCTGTGCGACGACGAAGGCCAGATCATCGAAACCCACTCGGTCTCCGCCGGCCTGGACTACCCCGGCGTCGGCCCCGAACACGCCTTCCTCAAGGACGCCGGCCGCGCCGAATACGTGGGCGTGAGCGACGACGAGGCTCTGGCCGCCTTCCACCAGCTCGCGCGCACCGAAGGCATCCTGGCCGCGCTGGAATCCAGCCACGCCATCGCCCAGGCGATCAAGCTCGCCCGAACCATGCCCAAGGACCAGATCGTGCTGTGCAATCTGTCGGGGCGCGGGGATAAGGACGTGCATACGATCGCGGCGCGCGAAGGCATCGTGTTCTGA
- a CDS encoding LysR family transcriptional regulator — translation MSRDLPPLNALRAFEAVARLDGVGRAAAELHVTHGAVSRQLRALEDALGAALFVREGRGLALTPVGQRLYEAAEAGFAPLRGAWADLQRRPAQAPLVLGCPGSVLARWMIPRLDRLARERPALRLHLAANDSAPDAALSGLDAALLIGSPPWPGEWQVHQLAAERIGPVLSPHWPGAAELPALPALAGIALLHTASRPQAWGDWAARAGVDAATLRMGTGFDHLYYLLEAANAGLGIAIAPQPLVAADLAAGRLIAPWGFVETDARWVLCAPRRREDARVEELARWLRGELAEA, via the coding sequence ATGAGCCGCGACCTGCCTCCGCTGAACGCCCTGCGCGCCTTCGAGGCGGTGGCGCGGCTGGACGGCGTGGGCCGCGCCGCGGCCGAGCTGCACGTGACCCATGGCGCGGTCAGCCGCCAGCTACGCGCGCTGGAGGACGCCCTGGGCGCGGCCTTGTTCGTGCGCGAGGGCCGAGGCCTGGCCCTGACCCCAGTCGGGCAGCGCCTGTACGAGGCCGCCGAAGCCGGTTTCGCCCCGCTGCGCGGCGCCTGGGCCGACCTGCAGCGGCGCCCGGCGCAGGCGCCGCTGGTGCTGGGCTGCCCCGGCAGCGTGCTCGCGCGCTGGATGATCCCGCGCCTGGACCGGCTCGCCCGCGAGCGCCCTGCCCTGCGCCTGCACCTGGCCGCCAACGACAGCGCGCCGGATGCGGCGCTGAGCGGCCTGGATGCCGCGCTGCTGATCGGCTCGCCGCCGTGGCCGGGTGAGTGGCAGGTGCATCAACTGGCGGCCGAACGCATCGGCCCGGTGCTGAGCCCGCACTGGCCGGGCGCGGCCGAACTGCCCGCCCTGCCCGCGCTCGCAGGCATCGCGCTGCTGCACACCGCCTCGCGCCCGCAGGCCTGGGGCGACTGGGCCGCGCGGGCGGGCGTGGACGCGGCCACGCTGCGCATGGGCACCGGCTTCGATCATCTGTACTACCTGCTGGAAGCGGCCAACGCCGGTTTGGGCATCGCCATCGCCCCGCAACCGCTGGTCGCCGCCGACCTGGCCGCCGGCCGCCTGATCGCGCCTTGGGGTTTCGTGGAAACCGATGCGCGTTGGGTGTTGTGCGCGCCGAGGCGACGCGAGGATGCGCGGGTGGAAGAGTTGGCGCGCTGGTTGCGAGGGGAGTTGGCGGAGGCATAG
- the glmM gene encoding phosphoglucosamine mutase, with the protein MSRKYFGTDGIRGRVGEGAISADFVLRLGNAYGHALKRRDWRKPVVIIGKDTRISNYMFEAALEAGLVAAGVDVQLMGPMPTPAVAHLTHSMRADGGIVISASHNPHHDNGIKFFSAEGEKLDDATELAIEAALELPFRTVASEELGKAVRTRDALGRYIEACKGSVPKGFDLGGMRIAMDCANGATYQLGPLVLRELGARVDAIGVEPNGLNINDGVGSTHPDTLAERVRASGADLGIAFDGDGDRVLFVDGEGTVRDGDDLLYVLACDWQDSGRLRGPVVGTLMTNYALERAFAQRGIEFVRAKVGDRYVHQQLIARDGTLGGEASGHLLCLDRTSTGDGIVSALQVLEVLSRRGLSLTQALHGFAKVPQKTVNVRFQAGSKPAEAASVQAALAEAQAAVAGRGRAFLRPSGTEPVVRVTVEADDAQLMQDTLQRLAEAVRAAAQ; encoded by the coding sequence TTGAGCCGCAAGTACTTCGGCACCGACGGCATCCGCGGCCGGGTGGGCGAGGGCGCGATCTCGGCCGACTTCGTGCTGCGCCTGGGCAACGCCTACGGTCACGCGCTCAAGCGCCGCGACTGGCGCAAGCCGGTGGTGATCATCGGCAAGGACACGCGCATCTCCAACTACATGTTCGAGGCCGCGCTGGAAGCCGGGCTGGTCGCCGCCGGCGTGGACGTGCAGCTGATGGGCCCCATGCCGACCCCGGCGGTGGCCCACCTGACCCATTCGATGCGCGCCGACGGCGGCATCGTGATCTCGGCCTCGCACAACCCGCACCACGACAACGGCATCAAGTTCTTCTCGGCCGAAGGCGAGAAGCTCGACGACGCCACCGAACTGGCGATCGAGGCCGCGCTGGAACTGCCGTTCCGCACCGTGGCGTCCGAAGAACTGGGCAAGGCGGTGCGCACGCGCGACGCGCTGGGCCGCTACATCGAGGCCTGCAAGGGCTCGGTGCCCAAGGGCTTCGACCTGGGCGGCATGCGCATCGCCATGGACTGCGCCAACGGCGCCACCTATCAGCTCGGTCCGCTGGTGCTGCGCGAACTGGGCGCGCGCGTGGACGCGATCGGGGTCGAGCCCAACGGCCTGAACATCAACGACGGCGTGGGTTCCACTCACCCCGACACCCTGGCCGAGCGCGTGCGCGCCAGCGGCGCCGACCTGGGCATCGCCTTCGACGGCGACGGCGACCGGGTGCTGTTCGTCGACGGCGAAGGCACGGTGCGCGACGGCGACGACCTGCTCTATGTGCTGGCCTGCGATTGGCAGGACAGCGGCCGCCTGCGCGGCCCCGTGGTCGGCACGCTGATGACCAACTACGCCCTGGAGCGCGCGTTCGCCCAGCGCGGCATCGAGTTCGTGCGCGCCAAGGTCGGCGACCGTTATGTGCACCAGCAGCTGATCGCGCGCGACGGCACCCTGGGCGGCGAGGCCTCCGGCCACCTGCTGTGCCTGGACCGCACCAGCACCGGCGACGGCATCGTCAGCGCGCTGCAGGTGCTGGAGGTGCTCAGCCGCCGCGGCCTCTCGCTGACGCAGGCCCTGCACGGCTTCGCCAAGGTGCCGCAGAAGACCGTCAACGTACGCTTCCAGGCCGGGTCCAAGCCGGCCGAGGCCGCATCGGTGCAGGCCGCCCTGGCTGAAGCCCAGGCCGCCGTGGCCGGCCGCGGCCGCGCCTTCCTGCGCCCGTCGGGCACCGAACCGGTGGTCCGGGTTACGGTAGAGGCCGACGATGCGCAACTGATGCAGGACACGCTGCAGCGCCTGGCCGAGGCCGTGCGCGCCGCGGCGCAATGA
- a CDS encoding SDR family NAD(P)-dependent oxidoreductase, whose protein sequence is MTQPPAPLHALITGASAGIGAALAREYARRGVPLVLTARREDRLQALAAQLRAQVPVEVIAADLADPAAPAHLHAETRRRGLAIGHLVNNAGYGVPGRYLADDWKVHADFLQVLVTAVAELSHRYLPEMEARRYGRILNVASLAGLVPPSAGHTLYGASKSFVIRFSQSLAAESRPRGVHVTALCPGFTYTEFHDVNGMRERISRLPKWLWLDADTVARLGVDAVERGDARYVTGSINRVLAGLAKYLPERVANALVASRASDFRDAE, encoded by the coding sequence ATGACCCAGCCCCCTGCCCCGCTCCATGCCCTGATCACCGGCGCCTCGGCCGGCATCGGCGCCGCCCTGGCCCGCGAATACGCCCGCCGCGGCGTGCCGCTGGTGCTGACCGCGCGGCGCGAGGACCGCCTGCAGGCGCTGGCCGCGCAGCTGCGCGCGCAGGTGCCGGTGGAGGTGATCGCCGCCGACCTGGCCGATCCGGCCGCGCCGGCCCATCTGCACGCGGAAACCCGGCGCCGCGGGCTGGCGATCGGCCACCTGGTCAACAACGCCGGCTACGGCGTGCCGGGGCGCTACCTGGCCGACGACTGGAAGGTCCACGCCGACTTCCTGCAGGTGCTGGTGACCGCGGTGGCCGAGCTCAGCCACCGCTACCTGCCCGAGATGGAGGCGCGCCGTTACGGGCGCATCCTCAACGTGGCCTCGCTGGCCGGGCTGGTGCCGCCCTCGGCCGGGCATACCCTGTACGGCGCCTCCAAGAGCTTCGTGATCCGCTTCAGCCAGTCGCTGGCGGCCGAGAGCCGGCCGCGCGGGGTGCACGTGACCGCGCTGTGCCCGGGCTTCACCTACACCGAATTCCACGACGTCAACGGCATGCGCGAACGCATCTCGCGCTTGCCCAAGTGGCTGTGGCTGGACGCCGACACGGTGGCGCGGCTGGGCGTGGACGCGGTGGAGCGCGGCGACGCGCGCTACGTGACCGGGAGCATCAACCGCGTCCTTGCCGGCTTGGCCAAATACCTGCCCGAACGCGTGGCCAACGCCTTGGTCGCCAGCCGCGCCAGCGATTTCCGCGACGCCGAATGA
- a CDS encoding isopenicillin N synthase family dioxygenase translates to MTSQIPTLDIRRFDTDREAFVAELGAAYREWGFAGIRGHGIPAEQIDQSYDLFKRFFALPEETKRQYHVPGSGGARGYTPFGVETAKDSKHFDLKEFWHVGREIPRDSQYADVMPANLWPSEIPEFREQAYGLYTALDQLGSRVLSALALHIGLPEDYFADKTDSGNSILRPIHYPPITTDDIPNVRAGAHEDINLITLLVGASAEGLEVKSRKGEWVPFTADADTIVVNIGDMLQRLTNHVYPSTTHRVVNPPGEKARQPRYSTPFFLHPNPDFLIDVLPSTITPDNPKRYPEPITAQGYLEERLREIKLK, encoded by the coding sequence ATGACCTCCCAGATTCCGACCCTCGATATCCGCCGTTTCGACACCGACCGCGAAGCCTTCGTCGCCGAGCTGGGCGCCGCCTACCGCGAGTGGGGCTTCGCCGGCATCCGCGGCCACGGCATTCCGGCCGAGCAGATCGATCAGTCCTACGATCTGTTCAAGCGTTTCTTCGCCCTGCCGGAAGAGACCAAGCGCCAGTACCATGTGCCCGGCAGCGGCGGCGCGCGCGGCTACACCCCGTTCGGCGTGGAGACCGCCAAGGACTCCAAACACTTCGACCTCAAGGAGTTCTGGCACGTGGGCCGCGAGATCCCGCGCGATTCGCAGTACGCCGACGTGATGCCGGCCAACCTGTGGCCGAGCGAGATTCCCGAGTTCCGCGAGCAGGCCTACGGCCTGTACACCGCGCTGGACCAGCTGGGGTCGCGTGTGCTCAGCGCGCTGGCCCTGCATATCGGCCTGCCGGAGGACTATTTCGCCGACAAGACCGATTCGGGCAATTCGATCCTGCGCCCGATCCATTACCCGCCGATCACCACCGACGACATCCCCAACGTGCGCGCCGGCGCGCACGAGGACATCAACCTGATCACCCTGCTGGTCGGCGCCAGCGCCGAGGGCCTGGAGGTGAAGTCGCGCAAGGGCGAGTGGGTGCCGTTCACCGCCGACGCCGACACCATCGTGGTCAACATCGGCGACATGCTGCAGCGTCTGACCAACCACGTGTACCCCTCGACCACCCACCGCGTGGTCAACCCGCCGGGCGAGAAGGCGCGCCAGCCGCGCTATTCCACGCCGTTCTTCCTGCACCCGAACCCGGATTTCCTGATCGACGTGCTGCCTTCGACGATCACGCCGGACAACCCCAAGCGCTATCCGGAGCCGATCACGGCGCAGGGGTATCTGGAAGAGCGCTTGCGCGAGATCAAGCTGAAGTAA
- a CDS encoding phosphoribosylanthranilate isomerase, whose translation MKARMFRTRIKFCGFTRPGDVRLACELGADAIGFVFAESSKRRVEAEEARAMRQALAPLVDAVALFMDNPAEQVRDVVRQVRPSLLQFHGDETDAFCRSFGVPYLKAVAMGDAPAPGTPGAERGAIALHARYPSASGFLLDSHGAGSSGGSGRTFDWSRIPVGLHKPYLLAGGLTTENVFDAILATRPWGVDVSSGIEAEPGLKDGHLMRRFVEEVRRADCHTD comes from the coding sequence ATGAAAGCACGCATGTTCCGCACCCGAATCAAGTTCTGCGGGTTCACCCGCCCAGGCGACGTGCGCCTGGCCTGCGAACTCGGCGCCGATGCGATCGGCTTCGTGTTCGCCGAGAGCAGCAAGCGCCGGGTCGAGGCCGAGGAAGCGCGCGCCATGCGCCAGGCGCTGGCGCCGTTGGTCGATGCGGTGGCCTTGTTCATGGACAACCCGGCCGAGCAGGTGCGCGACGTGGTCCGTCAGGTGCGGCCTAGCCTGCTGCAATTCCACGGCGACGAGACCGATGCGTTCTGCCGTTCATTCGGCGTGCCCTACCTGAAGGCGGTGGCGATGGGCGATGCGCCCGCGCCCGGCACGCCGGGCGCCGAACGCGGGGCGATCGCGTTGCACGCGCGCTATCCGTCGGCGTCGGGCTTCCTGCTCGACAGTCATGGCGCGGGCAGCAGCGGCGGCAGCGGCCGCACCTTCGACTGGTCGCGCATTCCCGTCGGCCTGCACAAGCCCTACCTGCTCGCCGGCGGTCTCACGACCGAAAACGTGTTCGACGCGATCCTGGCCACGCGCCCCTGGGGCGTGGACGTATCCAGCGGCATCGAAGCCGAGCCGGGCCTCAAGGACGGCCATCTGATGCGCCGCTTCGTAGAAGAAGTCCGCCGCGCCGATTGCCACACCGACTAA
- the trpA gene encoding tryptophan synthase subunit alpha translates to MNRIDTRFAALKAQNRKALVPFVTAGDPALEATVPVMHALTAAGADVIELGVPFSDPMADGPTIQRSSERAIARGAGLSYALRCVQQFRERDAQTPVVLMGYLNPIEIRGARRFADAAAAAGVDGVLLVDLPPEEAAELRAAFAATGLQLILLASPTTTDQRLAVLADEAQGYLYYVSFAGVTGADRLDTDAASTRLQQIRQRCRVPVVAGFGIKDAASAVAMAREAEGVVVGSALVAALAEAGPDAAAERAAAFLAPLRQALDRAVP, encoded by the coding sequence ATGAACCGCATCGACACCCGCTTCGCCGCGCTCAAAGCCCAAAACCGCAAGGCCCTGGTGCCCTTCGTCACCGCCGGCGATCCCGCGCTGGAAGCCACCGTGCCGGTGATGCACGCGCTGACCGCAGCCGGCGCCGACGTGATCGAACTGGGCGTGCCGTTCTCTGACCCCATGGCCGACGGCCCCACCATCCAGCGCAGTTCCGAGCGCGCGATCGCGCGCGGCGCCGGCCTGAGCTACGCGCTGCGCTGCGTGCAGCAGTTCCGCGAGCGCGACGCCCAGACCCCGGTGGTGCTGATGGGCTATCTCAACCCGATCGAAATCCGCGGCGCCCGGCGTTTCGCCGACGCCGCCGCCGCGGCCGGCGTCGACGGCGTGCTGCTGGTCGACCTGCCCCCGGAGGAAGCCGCCGAACTGCGCGCGGCCTTCGCCGCCACCGGCCTGCAGCTGATCCTGCTGGCCTCGCCGACCACCACCGATCAGCGCCTGGCCGTGCTGGCCGACGAAGCCCAGGGCTACCTCTATTACGTCAGCTTCGCCGGCGTGACCGGCGCCGACCGGCTGGATACCGACGCCGCCAGCACCCGCCTGCAGCAGATCCGCCAGCGCTGCCGGGTGCCGGTGGTGGCCGGCTTCGGCATCAAGGACGCCGCCAGCGCCGTGGCCATGGCGCGCGAGGCCGAGGGCGTGGTGGTCGGCAGCGCCCTGGTCGCGGCCCTGGCCGAGGCCGGCCCCGACGCCGCCGCCGAACGCGCCGCGGCCTTCCTGGCGCCGCTGCGCCAGGCCCTGGACCGGGCTGTGCCGTGA